The proteins below come from a single Eucalyptus grandis isolate ANBG69807.140 chromosome 3, ASM1654582v1, whole genome shotgun sequence genomic window:
- the LOC104436814 gene encoding LOW QUALITY PROTEIN: topless-related protein 4 (The sequence of the model RefSeq protein was modified relative to this genomic sequence to represent the inferred CDS: inserted 1 base in 1 codon) — protein MSSLSRELVFLILQFLDEEKFRETVHKLEQESGFYFNMRYFEDLVTNGEWDDVEKYLSGFTKVDDNRYSMKIFFEIRKQKYLEALDKRDRAKAVEILVKDLKVFAAFNEDLFKEITQLLTLENFRENEQLSKYGDTKSARSIMLAELKKLIEANPLFRDKLQFPTLKNSRLQTLINQSLNWQHQLCKNPRPNPDIKTLFVDHTCGQPNGARAPSPVTNPLMGTVPKPGPFPPLTAHAPFQPPQVALTTSLAGWMANPSSVAHPSASAGPIGLTTQNNSAILKRPRTPPTNNSAMDYQTADSEHVLKRSRPFAISDEVNNLPVNILPVTYNNQSHGQSSYSSDDLPKNVVATLSQSSPVKSMDFHPVQQILLLVGTNMGDVIVWEVGSRTRITQRNFKVWDLGTCSMAVQASLASDYTASVNRVMWSPDGTLFGVAYSKHMVHIYSYHGGDDIRNHLEIEAHGGSVNDLAFSYPNKQLCVVTCGEDRLIKVWDAVTGTKQHSFEGHEAPVYSICPHHKENIQFIFSTATDGKIKAWLYDNMGSRVDYDAPGHSSTMMAYSADGTRLFSCGTNKEKESYLVXWNESEGAVKRKYHGLGKRSGGVVQFDTTKNRFLAAGDEFMVKFWDMDNNNMLTSTEADGGLPASPCIRFNKEGILLAVSTSDNSVKILANADGLRLLRTVENRSYDASRVTPVPLVKPPIAAFGSGNATVGASLVDRGAPVAAMVSMNSESMADVKPKFADESGDKSRIWKLTEINESLQCRSIKLPDNLTAMRVSRLIYTNSGLAILALSSNAVHKLWKWQKSDRNLTGKATTSVLPQLWQPPSGILMTNDISDTNPEDAVPCFALSKNDSYVMSASGGKISLFNMMTFKTMTTFMPSPPAATFLAFHPQDNNIIAIGMEDSTIQIYNVRVDEVKTKLKGHQKRITGLAFSNVLNVLVSSGADSQLCVWNTDGWEKQASKVLQMPTGRGAAPLADTRVQFHLDQIHLLVVHETQIAIYEAPKLECLKQWVTREASGPITHATYSCDGQSIYVSFEDGSIGVLTASTLRFRCRINPAAYIPSNPSLRVYPLVIAAHPSEPNQFALGLTDGSVYVLEPSESEGKWGTSPPVENGAGPSMTSVVTASGVTASEQLQR, from the exons ATGTCTTCACTCAGCAGGGAGCTCGTTTTCCTGATCCTCCAGTTCCTGGATGAAGAAAAATTCAGGGAGACTGTTCACAA GTTGGAGCAGGAGTCGGGGTTCTACTTCAACATGAGGTACTTCGAGGATTTGGTCACCAACGGAGAGTGGGACGATGTCGAAAAGTATCTATCTGGCTTCACGAAAGTAGACGATAACAGATACTCCATGAAGATTTTCTTCGAGATTCGGAAGCAGAAGTATCTCGAAGCTCTGGACAA GAGGGATCGTGCTAAAGCCGTGGAAATTTTAGTTAAGGACTTGAAAGTATTTGCTGCATTCAATGAGGATTTGTTCAAGGAAATTACGCAGTTACTTACGCTGGAAAACTTTAG AGAGAATGAGCAACTATCAAAGTATGGCGATACCAAGTCAGCTCGGAGTATAATGTTGGCAGAACTTAAAAAGTTGATAGAGGCTAACCCACTGTTTCGTGATAAGCTTCAGTTTCCCACATTGAAGAACTCAAGATTACAGACATTAATAAATCAAAG TTTGAATTGGCAGCATCAACTATGCAAGAATCCTAGGCCTAACCCTGACATAAAGACTCTATTTGTAGACCACACTTGTGGACAACCAAATGGTGCTCGTGCGCCATCCCCTGTTACTAATCCTTTAATGGGCACCGTCCCCAAGCCGGGGCCCTTCCCACCTTTGACTGCTCATGCT CCCTTCCAGCCTCCTCAGGTTGCTCTTACAACATCTCTTGCTGGATGGATGGCAAATCCATCCTCAGTAGCTCACCCCTCAGCATCTGCTGGACCAATAGGTTTGACTACGCAAAATAATTCAG CTATCTTAAAGCGTCCCAGGACTCCTCCTACTAACAACTCAGCCATGGACTACCAAACAGCAGATTCTGAACATGTTTTGAAGAGATCGCGGCCTTTTGCAATCTCTGATGAA GTGAATAATTTGCCTGTAAACATTCTGCCTGTCACATACAACAACCAGAGCCACGGTCAGAGTTCATATTCTTCAGATGACTTGCCCAAAAATGTAGTCGCGACCCTAAGTCAAAGTTCACCTGTTAAGAGTATGGATTTCCATCCGGTGCAACAAATTCTGCTGCTCG TGGGAACAAATATGGGCGATGTTATTGTATGGGAAGTAGGCAGCCGTACAAGGATCACTCAAAGGAACTTCAAGGTTTGGGATCTAGGAACATGTTCAATGGCAGTGCAG GCATCACTGGCCAGTGATTATACAGCATCGGTCAACCGTGTAATGTGGAGTCCCGATGGAACCCTTTTTG GTGTTGCTTATTCCAAACACATGGTGCACATATACTCATATCATGGTGGTGATGACATAAGGAACCACCTCGAG ATCGAGGCTCATGGCGGAAGTGTTAATGATCTTGCCTTTTCATATCCAAACAAACAGTTATGTGTTGTTACCTGTGGAGAGGACAGGTTGATCAAG GTGTGGGATGCAGTGACTGGGACCAAGCAACACAGTTTTGAGGGTCATGAAGCACCTGTATATTCCATATGTCCAcatcacaaagaaaatattcag TTTATCTTCTCAACAGCAACGGATGGAAAAATTAAGGCTTGGCTTTATGACAACATGGGGTCAAGAGTTGACTACGATGCACCAGGTCACTCTTCTACCATGATGGCATACAGTGCTGATGGAACAAG GTTGTTCTCATGTGGGaccaataaagaaaaagagtcaTACTTGG AATGGAATGAAAGTGAGGGGGCTGTCAAGCGTAAATATCATGGACTTGGAAAGAGATCTGGTGGGGTTGTGCAGTTTGAtaccaccaaaaatagatttttggctgCTGGTGACGAGTTCATGGTCAAATTTTGGGATATGGACAATAACAATATGCTGACAAGTACTGAAGCTGATGGTGGACTGCCG GCTTCACCTTGTATTAGATTTAACAAGGAAGGAATTCTATTAGCCGTCTCGACAAGTGACAACAGCGTCAAAATTTTAGCAAATGCCGATGGGCTTAGGTTGCTAAGAACAGTGGAAAATCGCTCTTATGATGCTTCGAGAGTCACTCCTGTACCTCTTGTGAAG CCACCAATTGCAGCCTTTGGTTCTGGTAATGCTACTGTTGGGGCAAGCCTGGTTGATAGAGGTGCTCCAGTGGCAGCAATGGTTAGTATG AACAGTGAGAGCATGGCTGATGTGAAGCCCAAATTTGCTGATGAGTCAGGAGACAAATCACGGATTTGGAAACTGACAGAAATCAATGAATCATTACAATGCCGGTCCATAAAGCTACCTGATAACTTAACAGCTATGAGG GTCTCAAGATTAATCTATACAAACTCGGGTCTTGCCATTCTGGCTTTATCATCGAATGCTGTACACAAGCTCTGGAAATGGCAAAAGAGTGACCGGAACTTAACAGGCAAG GCTACAACTAGTGTACTACCACAGTTATGGCAACCTCCTAGTGGGATTTTGATGACCAATGACATAAGTGATACAAATCCTGAAGATGCAGTTCCATGCTTTGCACTGTCAAAGAACGATTCTTATGTAATGTCAGCATCTGGGGGGAAGATCTCTTTGTTCAATATGATGACTTTTAAG ACGATGACGACATTTATGCCCTCACCACCAGCAGCAACATTTCTAGCGTTCCATCCTCAAGACAATAACATTATTGCAATAGGAATGGAGGACTCCACTATTCAAATTTACAATGTTCGAGTTGATGAG GTCAAGACAAAACTAAAAGGACATCAAAAAAGAATTACAGGCCTTGCCTTCTCTAATGTCTTGAATGTTCTCGTGTCTTCTGGTGCTGACTCTCAG TTGTGTGTTTGGAACACTGATGGATGGGAGAAGCAGGCTAGTAAGGTTCTGCAGATGCCAACTGGGCGAGGCGCAGCTCCCCTAGCTGATACTCGTGTTCAGTTTCACCTGGATCAGATACATCTGCTGGTGGTTCACGAAACACAGATTGCCATATATGAAGCTCCTAAACTAGAATGCCTTAAGCAG TGGGTTACTCGAGAAGCTAGCGGTCCAATCACGCATGCTACATATTCATGCGATGGCCAATCAATATACGTGAGCTTTGAAGACGGAAGCATCGGCGTCCTTACTGCTTCTACTCTCAGATTTAGATGTCGTATAAATCCTGCTGCTTATATCCCTTCAAACCCCAG CTTGAGAGTCTACCCGCTAGTCATTGCAGCACATCCATCCGAACCTAACCAGTTTGCACTAGGGCTTACTGATGGTAGCGTCTATGTGCTCGAGCCATCGGAATCTGAAGGCAAGTGGGGAACTTCTCCTCCTGTTGAAAATGGTGCTGGGCCAAGCATGACCTCTGTTGTAACTGCTTCTGGTGTAACTGCTTCAGAGCAACTCCAAAGGTAG